In a genomic window of Flavobacterium sp. KACC 22761:
- a CDS encoding MFS transporter, producing MKNLPKGDKKLLNAWAFYDWANSVYTLTIASAVFPIFYEALFTNRGHYIDVFRMHLKNSALISFTTAAAFLVVSFISPLLSGIADYVGNKKAFMKFFCYLGALSCVGLYWFDLGNIYIGLAFYFLGLIGYWGSLVFYNSYLPDIAFEDQQDRISAKGYSLGYIGSVILLLINLGMIMFPQTFNITAMEAMRYSFIMVGVWWILFSQYTYYYLPKGSKENGQKLTRSVVFNGFKELKKVWGLLNDNVPLRRYLGGFFVSSMAVQTVMLVATYFGAQEIKWSSPEESQQGLIICILLIQLVAVVGAVLTSRASAKYGNVPTLIFINAIWAVFCALAYFITLPMHFYVMATVAGFVMGGIQALSRSTYSKLLPETEDTASFFSFYDVAEKIGIVIGMCIYGIIDQRTGSPRKAIVVLAIFFVTSIFLLRRVHKKEAL from the coding sequence ATGAAAAACCTACCAAAAGGAGATAAGAAATTACTAAATGCCTGGGCATTTTACGATTGGGCAAATTCAGTTTATACTTTGACTATTGCATCGGCGGTATTTCCAATATTTTACGAAGCATTATTTACAAATCGTGGTCATTATATTGATGTATTCAGAATGCATCTTAAAAATTCTGCATTAATTAGTTTCACTACTGCAGCCGCGTTTCTAGTTGTATCATTTATTTCACCATTATTATCTGGAATTGCAGATTATGTTGGCAACAAAAAAGCTTTTATGAAGTTTTTCTGTTATTTAGGTGCTTTGTCTTGTGTAGGATTATATTGGTTTGATCTTGGGAATATTTATATCGGATTGGCATTTTATTTTTTAGGATTAATTGGATATTGGGGAAGTTTGGTTTTTTATAATTCTTATTTGCCCGATATTGCTTTTGAGGATCAGCAGGATCGAATTAGTGCCAAAGGATATTCTCTTGGATATATTGGCAGTGTAATTTTATTGCTTATCAATCTTGGCATGATTATGTTTCCACAAACTTTTAATATCACAGCAATGGAAGCAATGCGATATTCTTTCATTATGGTTGGTGTTTGGTGGATTCTTTTTAGCCAATATACCTATTATTATTTGCCAAAAGGGAGTAAAGAGAATGGTCAAAAATTGACTAGAAGCGTTGTTTTCAATGGCTTTAAAGAGCTAAAAAAGGTTTGGGGTTTATTGAATGACAATGTTCCGTTGAGACGATATTTAGGTGGATTTTTTGTTTCAAGTATGGCAGTGCAAACTGTAATGCTGGTTGCAACTTATTTTGGCGCACAAGAAATTAAGTGGTCTTCGCCAGAAGAAAGTCAACAAGGATTAATTATTTGCATTTTGTTAATTCAACTTGTAGCTGTTGTGGGAGCCGTTTTGACTTCAAGAGCTTCGGCAAAATATGGAAATGTACCAACTTTGATTTTTATTAATGCCATTTGGGCAGTATTTTGCGCTTTGGCATATTTCATAACATTACCAATGCATTTTTATGTTATGGCAACTGTTGCAGGATTTGTAATGGGAGGAATTCAGGCATTATCACGCTCTACATATTCAAAATTATTGCCAGAAACTGAAGATACAGCTTCGTTTTTTAGTTTTTACGATGTTGCCGAGAAAATCGGAATTGTAATAGGAATGTGCATTTATGGAATAATTGATCAGCGAACAGGAAGTCCGCGTAAAGCAATTGTTGTTCTTGCAATTTTCTTCGTCACATCGATTTTCCTTTTAAGAAGAGTTCATAAAAAAGAGGCACTTTAA
- a CDS encoding M48 family metallopeptidase translates to MKKHLIAGVFTAVLVYSCATNPITGKQNLNFVSNSELFPSSFQQYNQFLTENKVITGTADAKLVETVGYKIKLAAEKYLNYLGQTQYLKDYRWEYKLVDNKEVNAWCLPGGKIVVYSGILPVTQNESGLATVMGHEVSHALANHGAQRMSAAQLQQIGGAALGAATSGKSEATQQIFAQAYGIGSEVGVMLPFSRSNESEADKIGLTLMAIAGYNPDDAVAFWSRMAAKSGASGTPEFMSTHPSDATRIANIKALVPEAKAIALKVGTIK, encoded by the coding sequence ATGAAAAAACATCTAATTGCAGGGGTTTTTACAGCTGTTTTGGTTTACAGCTGTGCAACAAACCCAATAACAGGAAAACAAAATTTGAATTTTGTTTCCAATAGTGAATTATTTCCATCTTCATTTCAACAATACAATCAGTTTTTGACTGAAAACAAAGTAATTACTGGAACTGCAGATGCTAAACTTGTAGAAACGGTCGGTTACAAAATTAAATTGGCAGCCGAAAAATATTTAAATTACTTAGGACAGACACAATATCTAAAAGATTATCGCTGGGAATACAAATTAGTTGATAATAAAGAAGTAAATGCATGGTGTTTGCCTGGAGGAAAAATTGTTGTTTATTCAGGTATTTTACCGGTAACGCAAAATGAATCTGGTTTGGCAACGGTAATGGGACACGAAGTTTCACATGCATTAGCGAACCACGGCGCACAAAGGATGTCTGCAGCACAATTACAACAAATTGGTGGAGCTGCTTTAGGAGCAGCAACAAGCGGAAAATCTGAAGCAACGCAACAAATTTTTGCACAAGCATACGGAATTGGCTCTGAAGTAGGAGTGATGCTTCCTTTCAGCAGAAGCAATGAAAGCGAGGCTGATAAAATTGGTCTGACTTTAATGGCGATTGCAGGTTATAATCCAGATGATGCAGTTGCATTTTGGAGCAGAATGGCTGCAAAATCGGGCGCGTCAGGAACTCCGGAATTTATGAGTACACACCCTTCAGATGCAACCAGAATTGCTAATATAAAAGCATTAGTACCTGAAGCTAAAGCAATAGCTTTGAAAGTAGGGACTATAAAATAA
- the lon gene encoding endopeptidase La, whose product MSNHKILTIDNLSLQEFDSEAELIPLLTPEDEEEMNNEELPVSLPILPLRNTVLFPGVVIPISAGRDKSIRLINDANAGGKIIGVVSQINEEDEDPSKDDIHKIGTVARILRVLKMPDGNVTVILQGKKRFEIDEVVSEEPYMNATIKEVAEDRPAENDTEFTAILDSVKELAIQIIKESPNIPSEATFAIKNIESQSFLINFVSSNMNLSVKEKQGLLSINGLKERALETLRYMNVELQKLELKNDIQSKVRFDLDQQQREYFLHQQMKTIQEELGGVSQEEEMDEMGQKAKTKKWDEKTQKHFEKELSKMRRMNPQSPDFGIQRNYLELFLELPWGEYSKDKFDLKHAQKILDKDHFGLDEVKKRMIEHLAVLKLRNDMKSPIICLTGPPGVGKTSIGRSVAEALGREYVRISLGGLRDEAEIRGHRKTYIGAMPGRIIQSLKKAGTSNPVFILDEIDKLSNGNSGDPSSALLEVLDPEQNNAFYDNFLEMGYDLSKVMFIATSNNMAAIQPALRDRMEVIKMSGYTIEEKVEIAKRHLFPKQLEAHGLTSKDLAIGKKQLEKIVEGYTRESGVRNLETKIAQVIRNAAKAVAMEEEYNKKVTDEDIVAVLGVPRLERDKYENNDVAGVVTGLAWTSVGGDILFIESLISEGKGALTITGNLGNVMKESATIALEYIKANAKKLGLSTEIFQKYNIHLHVPEGATPKDGPSAGIAMLTSLVSLLTQKKVKKSLAMTGEITLRGKVLPVGGIKEKILAAKRAGIKEIILCHENKSDIDEIKAEYLDGLSFHYVKEMSEVLAIALTDQSVKNAKQLK is encoded by the coding sequence ATGTCAAATCATAAAATACTTACTATTGACAATCTGTCACTTCAGGAATTTGATTCCGAAGCAGAATTAATTCCATTATTAACTCCCGAAGACGAAGAAGAAATGAACAATGAGGAACTTCCGGTTTCTCTGCCAATTTTGCCTTTGCGTAATACCGTTTTATTTCCAGGTGTAGTTATTCCGATTTCAGCAGGAAGAGACAAATCAATCAGATTAATTAATGATGCCAATGCCGGTGGAAAAATCATTGGAGTAGTTTCTCAAATTAATGAGGAAGATGAAGATCCATCTAAAGATGATATTCATAAAATTGGAACTGTAGCTAGAATTCTTCGTGTTTTAAAAATGCCTGACGGAAATGTTACGGTTATTTTGCAAGGAAAAAAACGTTTTGAAATTGACGAAGTAGTTTCAGAAGAACCTTATATGAATGCAACCATCAAAGAAGTTGCAGAAGATAGGCCAGCAGAAAATGATACTGAATTTACAGCAATTTTAGATTCAGTAAAAGAATTGGCCATTCAGATTATCAAAGAAAGCCCAAATATTCCATCAGAAGCGACATTTGCAATTAAAAATATTGAAAGCCAATCGTTTTTGATCAATTTTGTTTCTTCAAACATGAATTTATCGGTAAAAGAAAAACAAGGGCTTTTATCAATAAATGGTTTAAAAGAGCGCGCTTTAGAGACTTTGCGTTATATGAATGTCGAACTTCAAAAATTAGAATTGAAGAATGACATTCAATCAAAAGTTCGTTTTGATTTAGATCAGCAACAAAGAGAATATTTCCTTCATCAGCAAATGAAAACCATCCAAGAAGAATTGGGAGGCGTTTCTCAAGAAGAAGAAATGGACGAAATGGGGCAAAAGGCGAAAACTAAAAAATGGGATGAAAAAACGCAGAAACATTTCGAGAAAGAACTGTCTAAAATGCGTCGCATGAATCCACAGTCGCCAGATTTCGGAATTCAACGAAACTATTTAGAATTGTTTTTAGAATTGCCTTGGGGCGAATATTCTAAAGATAAATTCGATTTGAAACATGCTCAAAAAATATTAGATAAAGATCATTTTGGACTTGATGAAGTGAAGAAAAGAATGATCGAACATTTGGCAGTTTTGAAATTGCGAAATGATATGAAATCACCAATTATATGTTTGACAGGGCCTCCGGGAGTTGGTAAAACTTCGATTGGGCGTTCGGTTGCAGAAGCTTTAGGTCGTGAATATGTGCGTATTTCATTAGGCGGTTTGCGTGATGAAGCGGAGATTCGCGGACACAGAAAAACATATATAGGAGCAATGCCAGGCCGAATCATTCAAAGTTTGAAAAAGGCAGGAACTTCAAATCCGGTCTTTATTTTAGATGAGATTGATAAATTATCTAACGGAAATTCTGGAGATCCATCATCTGCATTATTAGAGGTTTTAGATCCAGAACAAAACAATGCTTTTTATGATAATTTCCTTGAAATGGGTTATGATTTGTCTAAAGTAATGTTCATTGCGACCTCAAATAATATGGCAGCAATTCAGCCAGCGTTGCGCGACAGAATGGAAGTAATCAAAATGTCTGGTTATACGATTGAAGAAAAGGTTGAAATTGCAAAAAGACACCTTTTTCCAAAACAATTAGAGGCACACGGATTAACTTCTAAAGATTTGGCAATTGGCAAAAAACAATTAGAAAAAATTGTGGAAGGCTACACGCGTGAATCAGGCGTTCGTAATTTAGAAACTAAGATTGCTCAAGTAATTCGTAATGCGGCAAAAGCCGTTGCAATGGAAGAGGAATACAATAAAAAAGTTACAGATGAAGATATTGTAGCTGTTTTGGGAGTTCCAAGATTAGAGCGCGACAAATACGAAAACAATGATGTTGCTGGTGTTGTTACAGGATTAGCATGGACAAGTGTTGGAGGAGATATTTTATTTATAGAATCATTAATTTCTGAAGGAAAAGGAGCATTGACAATTACAGGAAATCTTGGAAATGTCATGAAAGAATCCGCTACAATTGCTTTGGAATATATTAAAGCCAATGCCAAGAAATTAGGATTGAGCACAGAGATTTTCCAAAAATATAATATTCACTTGCACGTTCCTGAAGGTGCAACTCCAAAAGATGGCCCAAGCGCTGGTATAGCAATGTTGACTTCATTGGTTTCATTGCTAACTCAAAAGAAAGTGAAAAAGAGTTTGGCAATGACGGGAGAAATTACGCTTCGTGGAAAAGTTTTACCAGTAGGAGGAATCAAAGAAAAAATTCTTGCTGCAAAAAGAGCTGGCATTAAAGAGATTATTTTATGTCACGAAAATAAAAGTGATATCGACGAAATTAAAGCTGAGTATTTAGATGGACTTTCTTTTCATTATGTAAAAGAAATGAGTGAAGTTCTAGCAATTGCACTTACAGATCAAAGTGTGAAAAATGCAAAACAACTGAAATAA
- a CDS encoding anti-sigma factor, with protein MKMENNNDNLDQLFNKFEDQWDVQELNPDHQDIFLSKLNQKQPKKRNYWFATAIAATIVLMLGITVFYKTEKPKEFKFASKETQRTDSIFNILIDNELVKLKEKSSPENEQIINDALKQMKVFDADYQKIINELQKNGENKQIIYAMISNLQTRISFLQTVLKRIEENENLKNTSHEKTL; from the coding sequence ATGAAAATGGAAAATAACAACGACAATTTAGATCAATTATTCAACAAGTTTGAAGACCAATGGGATGTTCAAGAATTAAATCCAGATCATCAGGATATTTTCTTGAGCAAATTAAATCAAAAACAGCCTAAAAAGAGAAATTATTGGTTTGCCACAGCAATTGCAGCCACTATAGTTTTAATGCTTGGAATAACTGTTTTTTATAAAACCGAAAAACCGAAGGAATTCAAATTTGCATCTAAAGAAACACAACGTACTGATTCTATTTTCAATATTCTGATTGATAACGAGCTGGTTAAACTTAAAGAAAAAAGTTCGCCCGAAAATGAGCAAATCATAAATGATGCATTGAAACAAATGAAAGTTTTTGATGCTGATTATCAAAAAATCATTAATGAATTGCAAAAAAACGGCGAAAACAAACAAATCATTTATGCCATGATAAGCAATCTGCAAACTAGAATTTCCTTTTTGCAGACAGTTTTGAAACGAATCGAAGAAAACGAAAATTTAAAAAACACTAGCCATGAAAAAACATTATAA
- a CDS encoding sigma-70 family RNA polymerase sigma factor, whose protein sequence is MSITNQNIEELIALCKENNQKAQFEIYNRYSKAMYNVAYRIVKDEHFAQDVMQEGFLKAFTKINDYKQEVAFGAWLKKIVINYSIDFYKKNNAFQIDDLSKTLYKIEDKDEFNSEAIDFNTLKVKQVLDTISSLKDSYRMVLTLFYIEGYDQEEISEILNISYQNCRTTLSRAKESLRKKLEEI, encoded by the coding sequence TTGAGTATAACCAACCAAAATATCGAAGAATTAATCGCGCTTTGTAAAGAGAATAATCAGAAAGCCCAATTTGAAATTTACAACCGATACAGTAAAGCCATGTACAATGTGGCATACCGTATTGTAAAAGACGAACATTTTGCACAAGACGTCATGCAAGAAGGTTTTTTGAAGGCATTTACAAAAATAAACGACTACAAACAGGAAGTTGCTTTTGGCGCGTGGCTAAAGAAAATCGTGATCAATTATAGTATTGATTTTTACAAAAAGAACAATGCTTTTCAGATCGATGATTTGAGCAAGACGCTTTATAAAATTGAAGATAAAGATGAGTTTAATTCCGAAGCCATTGATTTTAACACTTTAAAAGTAAAACAAGTTTTAGACACTATTTCAAGTCTGAAAGACAGTTATCGAATGGTTCTGACACTTTTTTACATAGAAGGATACGATCAAGAAGAAATAAGCGAGATTTTGAATATTAGTTATCAAAACTGCCGAACCACATTAAGCAGAGCAAAAGAAAGTTTGCGAAAAAAATTAGAGGAGATATGA
- a CDS encoding head GIN domain-containing protein, whose amino-acid sequence MKKIFQSVVYGALLIGLTANAQEKINGNGNVVTQTRTTSEYDAIKVSGFYDVDLVAGKEGKITIKGEENILAVIIVEVQDNALKIYTKKGTNIRPSSGKKVEITIPFEKISELNLSGSGDIVSKDPIKNDKFSAKLSGSGDIDLNVVANSFDFSLSGSGDIKLKGNADNLAIKLSGSGDIEATNLKSKKADVMVSGSGDVKINCNESLTARVSGSGDITYSGNPEKKDTKVSGSGKISKA is encoded by the coding sequence ATGAAAAAAATTTTTCAATCAGTAGTTTACGGTGCATTATTAATTGGTTTAACAGCAAACGCACAAGAAAAAATTAACGGAAACGGAAATGTTGTAACTCAAACCAGAACAACGTCAGAATATGATGCAATCAAAGTATCAGGTTTTTACGATGTTGATTTAGTAGCAGGAAAAGAAGGTAAAATTACAATTAAAGGCGAAGAAAATATTCTGGCCGTAATTATTGTTGAAGTACAAGATAATGCTTTAAAAATTTATACAAAAAAAGGAACTAATATTCGCCCAAGCTCAGGAAAAAAAGTAGAAATCACGATTCCATTTGAAAAAATATCAGAACTTAACCTTTCTGGTTCAGGAGATATTGTAAGTAAAGATCCGATCAAAAATGATAAATTTTCAGCAAAATTATCGGGTTCAGGAGATATCGATTTAAATGTTGTCGCAAATTCTTTTGATTTTAGCTTGAGCGGTTCGGGAGATATCAAATTAAAAGGCAATGCAGACAATTTAGCTATTAAACTTTCTGGTTCTGGTGATATTGAAGCGACAAATTTGAAATCTAAAAAGGCTGATGTAATGGTTTCAGGTTCTGGCGATGTTAAAATAAACTGCAACGAAAGTTTGACTGCAAGAGTTTCTGGTTCTGGCGATATTACATACTCTGGAAATCCTGAGAAAAAAGATACAAAAGTTTCTGGATCAGGAAAAATTTCAAAAGCATAA
- a CDS encoding glycoside hydrolase family 31 protein, with protein MITNTSLEHKGNLFPSKIVSYEHEGDSISFFTDNNVILKVTVLRDSLIRFRFTTKGYFSNDFSYAIDKTQLHGYNFLQVSEDENYFEIRTSKVVCKIKKADVRLSIYDLENCLILQDELGFHWEESYEYGGNIVKMSKSSKDGECFYGLGDKATQMNLKGKRVENFATDQYAYHKDQEPLYKVVPFYIGLHNQKSYGVFFDNTFRTFFDFCQERRNVTSFWAEGGEMNYYFIYGPQMQDVVTTYTDLTGKPELPPLWVLGYHQCKWSYYPESKVKEITSKFRELKIPCDAIYLDIDYMDGFRCFTWNKEYFPDPKKMVAELAEDGFKTIVIIDPGIKIDKNYWVYKEALEKDYFCKRADGPYMKGKVWPGECNFPDYTNPVVREWWAGLFKELISEIGVKGVWNDMNEPAVMEVPNKTFPMDVRHLYDGNPCSHRKAHNIYGTQMARATYHGVKRFAYPKRPFVITRSAYSGAQRYTSSWTGDNVATWEHLWIANIQVQRMSISGMGFTGSDIGGFAEQPTGELYARWIQLGVFHPFCRTHSSGDHGNQEPWAFDEEVINITRKFVSLRYQLLPYLYTMFWQYIEEGIPMLKPLVYYDQEDTQTHYRNDEFIFGNQILVCPILEPNAVGRRMYIPRGEWYNFWTNELFLGGREIWIDTKFDEIPVFVKAGAIIPKYPVQQYVGELEFDELTLDVYYKHGKEKSAVYEDAQDGYDYKKGRYSHLSLRSIGKDKELIIQLHKEGKYDTPYSKYKINLIGLPFKVKEIEIDNESIEFDKIGFEQNNFLIVDKEFNELHIVGE; from the coding sequence ATGATTACAAATACATCACTAGAACATAAAGGCAATTTATTTCCATCAAAAATAGTTTCGTATGAACATGAGGGAGATTCTATTTCTTTTTTCACCGACAATAATGTAATTTTAAAAGTCACGGTTCTTAGAGACAGTTTAATTCGTTTTCGTTTTACTACAAAAGGATATTTCAGCAACGATTTTTCGTATGCGATTGATAAAACGCAATTGCATGGCTATAATTTTTTGCAAGTCAGCGAAGACGAAAATTATTTTGAAATCAGAACCAGCAAAGTAGTTTGCAAAATTAAAAAAGCAGATGTTCGTTTGTCTATTTATGATTTAGAAAATTGTTTGATTCTTCAGGATGAGCTTGGATTTCACTGGGAAGAAAGCTATGAATATGGCGGTAACATTGTAAAAATGAGTAAGTCTTCAAAAGATGGAGAATGTTTTTACGGTCTTGGTGACAAAGCCACCCAAATGAATTTAAAGGGCAAAAGAGTAGAGAATTTTGCCACTGACCAATATGCTTATCATAAAGATCAAGAACCACTATATAAAGTTGTTCCATTTTATATTGGATTACACAATCAAAAATCCTACGGTGTTTTCTTCGATAACACTTTTAGAACCTTTTTTGATTTTTGTCAGGAAAGAAGAAACGTGACTAGTTTTTGGGCAGAAGGTGGAGAAATGAATTATTATTTCATTTACGGCCCGCAAATGCAAGATGTTGTAACAACTTATACCGATTTGACAGGAAAACCAGAATTACCACCACTTTGGGTTTTGGGCTACCATCAATGTAAATGGAGTTATTATCCAGAAAGCAAAGTCAAAGAAATCACTTCAAAATTCAGAGAACTTAAAATTCCGTGTGATGCCATATATCTCGATATTGATTATATGGATGGTTTCCGATGTTTTACTTGGAATAAAGAATATTTTCCTGATCCGAAAAAGATGGTTGCCGAATTAGCCGAAGACGGTTTTAAAACAATCGTAATCATCGATCCCGGAATTAAAATTGATAAAAATTATTGGGTTTATAAAGAAGCTTTAGAAAAAGATTATTTCTGCAAAAGAGCTGATGGTCCTTATATGAAAGGAAAAGTTTGGCCGGGCGAATGTAATTTTCCCGATTATACAAATCCTGTAGTAAGAGAATGGTGGGCAGGATTATTTAAAGAATTAATTTCAGAGATTGGTGTAAAAGGAGTCTGGAACGATATGAACGAACCAGCCGTTATGGAAGTTCCAAACAAAACTTTCCCGATGGATGTTCGACATCTTTATGATGGTAATCCTTGCAGCCACAGAAAAGCACATAATATTTACGGAACACAAATGGCAAGAGCCACTTATCATGGCGTAAAACGATTTGCGTATCCAAAACGTCCATTTGTAATCACAAGATCGGCTTATTCTGGCGCTCAACGTTATACATCGTCATGGACGGGAGATAACGTAGCAACTTGGGAACATTTATGGATTGCGAATATTCAGGTTCAGAGAATGTCAATTTCGGGAATGGGATTTACAGGCTCTGATATTGGGGGTTTTGCCGAGCAACCAACGGGAGAACTTTATGCGCGATGGATTCAGTTAGGGGTTTTTCATCCTTTTTGCAGAACGCATTCTTCTGGAGATCATGGAAATCAGGAACCTTGGGCTTTTGATGAAGAAGTCATTAATATTACCAGAAAATTTGTGAGTCTTCGCTATCAGCTTCTACCATACTTATATACGATGTTCTGGCAATATATTGAAGAAGGTATTCCGATGTTGAAACCTTTAGTGTATTACGATCAAGAAGATACACAAACGCATTATCGAAATGATGAATTTATCTTTGGAAACCAAATTTTAGTGTGTCCAATTCTTGAACCTAATGCTGTAGGTAGACGTATGTATATTCCTAGAGGTGAGTGGTATAACTTCTGGACAAATGAACTTTTTTTAGGAGGAAGAGAAATTTGGATTGATACAAAATTTGACGAAATTCCGGTTTTTGTAAAAGCAGGTGCTATTATTCCAAAATATCCTGTTCAGCAGTATGTTGGTGAATTGGAATTTGATGAATTGACTTTGGATGTTTATTACAAACATGGCAAAGAAAAATCAGCAGTTTATGAAGATGCACAAGATGGATATGATTATAAAAAAGGACGTTATAGCCATTTATCATTGCGTTCTATCGGAAAAGATAAAGAATTGATTATTCAGCTTCATAAAGAAGGAAAATATGATACGCCTTATTCTAAATATAAAATTAATTTAATTGGGCTTCCATTTAAAGTTAAAGAGATTGAAATTGACAATGAAAGCATCGAATTTGACAAAATTGGTTTTGAGCAAAATAACTTCTTGATTGTTGATAAAGAATTCAATGAGCTGCATATTGTAGGAGAATAA
- a CDS encoding DUF6252 family protein, whose product MKKNTLFLLLFVACCFLVSCSTFDDGRDIEGSQNNGNGNGSGTVEEKAVFKAKVGSEEFVANTTTAVVTDNFVLIAGTRSSKGDLIQIILPSNKVGTYTWVNSKENAEKFVLAYAEEVGGYGFVSASNEDAVFLGVKNYTDTAIIKITAVDKTKKTISGTFQFTGFRETDNGSTETKVITNGTFVNVPYTTDIPADDSDQILKAKVNGVDFINDKVDVTAVSASGSNPYYSIVGKKNDGSVSVGLSINKSYGAGTYQVSTNSSNTGGALENVIAGTFRINDYIYTSKSGSITIVSKTATKLVGTFDLVVQNFSINDEKTITGSFDIDIEGL is encoded by the coding sequence ATGAAAAAAAATACTTTATTTCTTTTGCTTTTTGTAGCATGCTGTTTTTTGGTGTCTTGTAGTACTTTCGATGATGGACGCGATATCGAAGGTTCTCAGAATAATGGAAACGGAAATGGAAGTGGAACTGTTGAAGAAAAGGCTGTTTTCAAGGCTAAAGTTGGGAGTGAAGAATTTGTTGCAAATACTACAACTGCAGTTGTGACCGATAATTTTGTATTAATAGCTGGCACAAGATCTTCTAAAGGTGATTTAATTCAAATTATTTTGCCAAGTAATAAAGTAGGAACATATACATGGGTAAACAGTAAAGAAAATGCTGAAAAATTTGTTTTGGCTTACGCCGAAGAAGTAGGTGGATATGGATTTGTTAGTGCTTCAAACGAAGATGCAGTCTTTTTAGGTGTAAAAAATTATACCGATACTGCAATTATTAAAATTACTGCCGTAGATAAAACAAAAAAAACAATTTCAGGTACTTTTCAATTTACAGGATTTAGAGAGACTGATAATGGTTCAACTGAAACTAAAGTAATTACAAACGGTACTTTTGTTAATGTACCTTATACAACAGATATTCCTGCAGATGATTCAGATCAAATTTTGAAAGCAAAAGTAAATGGGGTTGATTTTATTAATGATAAAGTTGATGTAACTGCTGTAAGTGCATCTGGTAGTAATCCGTATTATAGTATAGTTGGAAAAAAGAATGATGGGAGTGTAAGTGTTGGTTTGAGTATTAATAAATCATATGGAGCCGGAACTTATCAGGTTTCAACTAATTCATCAAATACGGGTGGCGCTCTTGAAAACGTTATTGCAGGTACTTTCAGAATAAATGATTACATATATACATCTAAATCTGGGTCAATAACAATTGTTTCAAAAACAGCAACAAAACTCGTGGGGACTTTTGATTTGGTCGTTCAAAATTTTAGTATAAATGATGAAAAGACAATTACAGGATCTTTTGATATAGATATCGAAGGTTTATAA